One Nocardia huaxiensis genomic window, GGCACCAACGCCATCCTGCACACCATCGAACTCGACATCTCGTCGGCCCGGATGGATCAGGCGCAGCGCAATGTTGCCATCGACCCGAAGACCGGAACCGCCTACGCGGTAGGGCCTTTCAACGGCGTGCAGGTGGTCGACACCGTTTCCCGCAGCGTCACCGGCGAGATCACCGTGCCCACCTCGAAGGGCATCTCGGTCGACCCGGCCACCCACGACGTCTATGTGAACAGCGGCAGCGGCTACGTGTCGGTGCTCGACCGCTGACGGCTCAGTCGTCGGAGCCGTCGGACTCCGCGGGCCCGTCGCCGCCCCGGATGGTCCACAGCAGCCCGTCCAGCTCATCGGGTTTGATGAGCACGTCGCGCGCCTTGGAGCCCTCGCTGGGCCCGACCACGCCCCGGGTTTCCATGAGGTCCATGAGCCGGCCCGCCTTGGCGAAGCCGACGCGCAGCTTGCGCTGCAGCATGGAGGTGGAGCCGAACTGCGAGGTGACCACCAGTTCGATGGCTTGCAGCAGCAGGTCGAGGTCGTCGCCGATATCGGGGTCGACGTCCTTCTTCTCCCCCGCCTTGGCCGAGGTGACACCCTCCTGATAGTCGGGTTCGGCCTGGTTCTTGGAGAATTCGACGACCGCGTGGATCTCCTCGTCGGAGATGAACGCGCCCTGCAGACGGGTGGGTTTGCTCGCGCCCATGGGCAGGAACAGGCCGTCGCCCATGCCGATGAGCTTCTCCGCGCCCGGCTGATCGAGGATGACGCGCGAGTCCGTCAAAGACGAAGTGGCGAAGGCCAATCGGGACGGCACATTGGTCTTGATCAGACCGGTGACCACGTCCACCGACGGGCGCTGGGTCGCCAGCACCAGATGAATGCCCGCGGCACGGGCCTTCTGGGTGATGCGGACGATGGCGTCCTCCACATCGCGCGGCGCGGTCATCATGAGGTCGGCCAGCTCGTCGACGATGGCGAGGATGTACGGGTACGGGCGGTACACCCGCTCACTGCCCAGCGGCGCGGTGATCTGCCCCGACTTCACCTTGCGGTTGAAGTCGTCGATGTGGCGAACCTTGTTGGCCTGCATGTCCTGATAGCGCTGCTCCATCTCCTCCACCAGCCAGGCCAGCGCGGCGGCGGCCTTCTTGGGCTGGGTGATGATGGGCGTGATCAGATGCGGAATGCCTTCGTAGGGCGTGAGTTCCACCATCTTGGGATCGATGAGGATCATGCGCACCTCTTCGGGGGTGGCGCGGCCCAGCAGCGAAACCAGCATGGAATTCACGAAACTCGACTTACCGGAACCGGTGGAACCGGCGACCAGCAGGTGCGGCATCTTGGCCAGGTTCGCGCACACGAACTCGCCCTCGATGTTCTTGCCGAGGCCGATCACCAACGGGTGGTGGTCGTTTCGCGTGGACGGGGCCTTGAGCACATCGGCCAGGCGCACCAATTCCCGGTCGGCATTGGGCACTTCGATGCCCACCGCCGACTTGCCCGGGATCGGGGCCAGCAGGCGCACATTCTCGGTGGCGACCGCGTAGGCGATATTGCGGGCCAGGGCGGTGATCTTCTCGACCTTGACGCCCGGGCCGAGCTCCACCTCGTAGCGGGTGACCGTCGGGCCGCGCACGAAACCCGTGACGGCGGCGTCGATTTTGAACTGCACCAGGACCTCGGTGATGGCCTCGATCATGGATTCGTTGGCGGCACTGCGCTTCTTGGGCGGATCGCCGTCGGTGAGCAGGGTCAGCGGCGGCAGCTGATAGTCGCCGTCGACCTCGCGGTCGGTGACGAACTCCAGTTGCTGCGGCGCGGGCGGCTCGGGGGTCTGGTCGACGACCTTGACGGGCTTGCGCGGCTTGGGTTTCGGCTTCTCCTCGGCCGCGATGTTCTTGGCGTCCTGCAGCGGCGGTTCGCCGATGACCTCGGTGACGGCGTCGAGATTGCCGAATTCGTCGGCCGGATAGTTGTCGGAGGGGGATTTGCCGCGGCGGCGGCGCACCTCGGGACGGTGCTTGGGGAAGCCGTCCTCGTCGTAATCCTCGGGGTCGTAGAGGCCCTGGCTGTTGTAGTCCTCGTATTCGTCACCGCCGCTGCCGGTTCCGAAGATCTCGCGCAGGCGTTCGGGAACCTCGCGGACGGTGGTGCCGGTGAGCAGCAGAATGCCGAAACCGATGGCCAGCAGAAGCAATGGGACCGCCAGCCAGGCGCTCAGGCCGTCGCGCAGCGGGCCGCCGACGACATAGCCCGCGAAGCCTGCGGCGTGCGCGCGTCCGTGCGCGTCGGAGGGAGCGCCGGCGGCGAGATGCCACAGGCCCAGGATCGGCAGGCCGACCAGCAGGCCGCCGAGGACCAGGCGCGGCCGGATCTCCGGATGCGGTTCGGTGCGCATGAGGATGACGGCGATGCCCATCGCCACGAACGGCAGTGCCGCCGACGCGGATCCGGCGACCGCGCGCACCGCCACATCCACCCAGTGCCCGACCGGGCCACCGGCCGACAGCCACACCGCGGCCGCGATGACGAAGGCGAAACCCATGAGCGCCAGCGCGATTCCGTCCCGGCGATGCCCGTGGTCGATATCCCCGGCCCGGCTCACCGCCCGCGTCGCCGCGCCCACGCCATTGGCGAGCATGTTCCAGCCGCTGACCACACCGCGCCGCAGCACGGCCAGCGGTGCGGTATTGGACTGCCTGCGCGGAGCCGGGCGTTTGCGGGCCGGTGCGCGCCGGGCAGCCGCTGGCCGTCCCGCTGCCGCGCCGCGGCCCCGTGCGGGGGTGCGCGGAGCGCGCGACTGGGACCGTGCAGGAGCCTGCCCCCGCGCCGATCCCGCTCGCGACCGTGGGGTTGCGGTACCGCGGGACTTACCTGCCATGCCCCCAGGCTAGCCGCAACCGCCCCATGCGGACCATCCGCAACACACGGCTCACCCACATCACACGATCCGCCGACCGCCCTGCCGAACTGCGCATCGCGCCAGAAAAACCGACCATACGCAGGCAATACCGCGAGACAGCAGCATCAGACCACAGCAACGTGCCGTAGGACACTCGACACGCCCGACCCGGCGCTGCCGTCCGCCCACGGAGGCGACACCTCCGTCATCCCGGCATGCTTTTGGCCGGGATCCACCACACTCGGTAGTGCCGCCAACCGGGTGGATCCCCGCCAAAGGCACGCGGGGATGACGCGGTGAACATCGCGGGGATGACGAGGTAAGTATCGCGTCTTCAACCTCAGCGCTCAGCGGGCGGCCTCGAGTTCGAGGGCGGGGCGGGAGGCCATGAGTGCGGTCCAGCGGGTAAGGGCGGCGTCGAAGTCCGGTATCTGGGTGCAGGCGGCGCGGTAGCACTCGGCGGCGTCGACATTGCGGCCCAGGTTTCGCAGGGCCGTGTAGCGGACGAGCAGGTTGTAGGTGTGGACGATGCCCATGCGGCCCGAATCGCGGGTGGCCTCGGCGCGTTCGGCTTGTTCGGCGGCCTGGGACAGACGCCCGGCGTTCAGGTGGGCCAGGGCGGCGCGGGCGTGGACGGCCGATTCGAAGCGGGTGCTGCCGGCGCGGCGGGCGGCGTGCAGGGCGGCGTCGAAGAGGTGGGAGCCGAGTTCGCCCTCGCCTTCGCGGCTCATGACCCAGGCGGCTTCGGTCAACGCCCACATGATGTTTCGGCGGGTGCCGGGATGGCTGTCGCCGACGACCGCGCGGGCGGCGGCGGCCAGGGAGTCGCGGTTGCGGCCGGCCGCCGAATACGCCTGTGCGAGGAAGGAATAGGCGACGCGGACGCATTCGGGACTGGAGCCGTTGCGGAACAGGCGCAGGGAATCGGCGAAATGCGCACTCGCCCTGGCCGGTTCCTGCTGGAAGAGATCGACGATGCCCGCGAAGACGTTGGTG contains:
- a CDS encoding DNA translocase FtsK, giving the protein MAGKSRGTATPRSRAGSARGQAPARSQSRAPRTPARGRGAAAGRPAAARRAPARKRPAPRRQSNTAPLAVLRRGVVSGWNMLANGVGAATRAVSRAGDIDHGHRRDGIALALMGFAFVIAAAVWLSAGGPVGHWVDVAVRAVAGSASAALPFVAMGIAVILMRTEPHPEIRPRLVLGGLLVGLPILGLWHLAAGAPSDAHGRAHAAGFAGYVVGGPLRDGLSAWLAVPLLLLAIGFGILLLTGTTVREVPERLREIFGTGSGGDEYEDYNSQGLYDPEDYDEDGFPKHRPEVRRRRGKSPSDNYPADEFGNLDAVTEVIGEPPLQDAKNIAAEEKPKPKPRKPVKVVDQTPEPPAPQQLEFVTDREVDGDYQLPPLTLLTDGDPPKKRSAANESMIEAITEVLVQFKIDAAVTGFVRGPTVTRYEVELGPGVKVEKITALARNIAYAVATENVRLLAPIPGKSAVGIEVPNADRELVRLADVLKAPSTRNDHHPLVIGLGKNIEGEFVCANLAKMPHLLVAGSTGSGKSSFVNSMLVSLLGRATPEEVRMILIDPKMVELTPYEGIPHLITPIITQPKKAAAALAWLVEEMEQRYQDMQANKVRHIDDFNRKVKSGQITAPLGSERVYRPYPYILAIVDELADLMMTAPRDVEDAIVRITQKARAAGIHLVLATQRPSVDVVTGLIKTNVPSRLAFATSSLTDSRVILDQPGAEKLIGMGDGLFLPMGASKPTRLQGAFISDEEIHAVVEFSKNQAEPDYQEGVTSAKAGEKKDVDPDIGDDLDLLLQAIELVVTSQFGSTSMLQRKLRVGFAKAGRLMDLMETRGVVGPSEGSKARDVLIKPDELDGLLWTIRGGDGPAESDGSDD